One genomic segment of Rubeoparvulum massiliense includes these proteins:
- a CDS encoding MogA/MoaB family molybdenum cofactor biosynthesis protein — translation MSVSEHKKEAPTTVQCAIITVSDTRTEETDKSGQLIKALLNEAGHTVVAYHIMKDDYEGIQRLLQELVHHEKVEAILLNGGTGIALRDTTYEAVKDLLVKELPGFGEIFRYLSFTEDIGTAAILSRAIAGVYNNRAIFSMPGSSGAVRLAMERIILPELGHVMREINKDLARH, via the coding sequence ATGAGTGTAAGTGAACATAAAAAGGAAGCACCTACCACGGTTCAATGTGCCATCATCACGGTGAGTGATACAAGAACTGAGGAAACGGATAAAAGCGGACAATTGATCAAAGCTTTATTAAATGAAGCCGGGCACACCGTAGTGGCGTATCATATCATGAAGGATGATTATGAAGGAATTCAGCGCCTTCTTCAAGAATTGGTACATCATGAGAAGGTGGAAGCCATCCTTCTCAATGGCGGAACAGGTATTGCACTCCGTGATACTACATATGAGGCGGTAAAAGACCTCTTGGTGAAGGAGTTACCTGGTTTTGGTGAAATCTTCCGCTACCTTAGCTTTACAGAGGATATTGGAACTGCAGCCATACTTTCCCGAGCCATCGCTGGCGTCTACAACAATCGTGCCATTTTCTCCATGCCTGGTTCATCTGGAGCAGTCCGTTTAGCGATGGAGCGCATCATTCTACCAGAACTTGGTCATGTGATGCGGGAGATTAATAAAGACCTAGCTCGTCATTAA
- a CDS encoding universal stress protein has protein sequence MFKKILVAIDGSNQGNKALDSAIAIAQGAEGELHIMHVIKNDMVPSYVLAELSTISFQVDFIEVARKHGDTILELAAEKAKQAKLTTYTHLLEGDPARMISSFAEEHDMDLIVLGSRGLTQMKEWMLGSVSHRVSQYAEKPILIVK, from the coding sequence ATGTTTAAAAAAATCTTAGTGGCTATTGATGGATCAAATCAGGGGAATAAAGCGTTGGATTCTGCCATCGCTATTGCTCAAGGTGCTGAGGGTGAGCTACATATTATGCACGTGATCAAGAATGATATGGTTCCTAGCTATGTGTTAGCAGAATTGTCTACCATCAGCTTTCAGGTCGACTTTATTGAGGTAGCACGGAAACATGGAGATACCATCCTTGAGTTGGCTGCGGAAAAAGCGAAACAGGCAAAGCTCACCACCTATACCCATCTGCTAGAAGGTGATCCCGCACGGATGATTAGTTCCTTCGCTGAGGAGCATGATATGGATTTAATTGTTTTAGGAAGCAGAGGACTTACACAGATGAAGGAATGGATGCTTGGTAGCGTAAGTCATCGCGTTTCCCAATATGCAGAGAAGCCGATTCTCATCGTTAAATAA
- a CDS encoding YitT family protein: MSQSTDTTLLHQSIPPKKFRLRWQNILGIMLGTAIFSFGINTFNIANNLSEGGFTGIALLLKYIFNINPAITNLALNIPLFIIGYRQLGKSTMIYTIIGTLFVSLFLWIFEGIAYPMPDHLILAALYAGVFVGIGLGIVFRFGGTTGGSDIVARIVNKHKGISMGKVLLMFDIFVIALSTIYLDLTYAMYTMVAIYTGTRVIDFVLEGASLAKATMIISEQAPAISSTITQRMGRGTTLLKGRGGYTGSEKEVLYCVVPRGELILLRNLVHEVDPYAFIVVSDAREVFGEGFTLDENKQPLKG, translated from the coding sequence ATGTCACAAAGCACCGATACAACCCTGCTCCATCAATCGATCCCACCCAAAAAATTCCGATTACGCTGGCAAAATATCTTAGGAATCATGCTGGGTACTGCCATCTTTTCCTTCGGCATCAATACCTTTAATATTGCCAATAATCTTTCTGAAGGTGGCTTCACCGGAATCGCCTTGCTATTAAAATATATCTTTAATATTAACCCGGCAATTACCAACCTTGCACTCAATATCCCCTTATTTATTATCGGTTATCGGCAGCTTGGCAAATCCACCATGATCTATACGATTATTGGAACGCTTTTTGTCTCCCTTTTTCTCTGGATCTTCGAAGGAATTGCCTATCCTATGCCTGATCATCTAATCTTAGCAGCCCTTTATGCAGGGGTCTTCGTCGGCATCGGTCTCGGCATTGTCTTCCGCTTTGGTGGAACAACAGGGGGATCAGATATTGTGGCCCGAATTGTGAATAAGCATAAGGGGATCAGCATGGGTAAGGTACTCCTCATGTTTGATATTTTTGTCATCGCCCTTTCCACCATCTATCTCGATCTAACCTATGCCATGTACACCATGGTGGCTATCTATACAGGGACACGCGTCATTGACTTTGTACTAGAGGGAGCCTCCCTTGCCAAGGCTACCATGATTATCTCTGAGCAAGCCCCCGCCATCTCCAGTACCATCACCCAGCGGATGGGTAGAGGAACCACGCTCTTAAAAGGACGAGGTGGCTATACCGGCAGTGAAAAGGAAGTCTTATATTGTGTTGTTCCACGGGGTGAATTAATCCTGCTCCGCAATCTCGTCCATGAAGTAGATCCCTATGCATTTATCGTGGTCTCCGATGCAAGAGAGGTCTTTGGTGAAGGCTTCACCTTAGATGAGAATAAACAACCGCTCAAAGGTTAA
- a CDS encoding MFS transporter encodes MPQWRRNIYILLFAQFLVMSSMSLVMPFLPLYIQEMGVAQDKVAFWAGWIFGINFLSSFIVSPIWGNLADRYGRKVMVLRSGFGMAIITGLMGAASNVWQLLILRLFNGMISGFIPASIALVAATTPKSQIGYAMGLLQAGGVAGSILGPFIGGVLATWIGFREIFYITGFLLFMAALLVLFLVKEENKPNPKDHPRGQFIQNYKRVLQTPYILPLFFIGFMIQFATLLSLPLISLYVQELMPTSDKIELFAGITAAVMGFSNMLFAPILGRWGDRHGSQKILFYSVLGAAVAFIPHAFVVNIWQLLILRFLLGMCVGGLLPSLNSLVKKYANKDLESLTYGFSNSSVALGNFLGPIIGGYLVGLISLRGLFIMASILLFITWLWMKRMFAREDTHEMLNNL; translated from the coding sequence ATGCCCCAGTGGAGAAGAAATATTTATATTCTTTTATTTGCACAGTTTCTTGTCATGAGTTCTATGTCGCTGGTGATGCCATTCCTACCACTCTATATTCAAGAGATGGGAGTAGCCCAAGATAAAGTGGCCTTTTGGGCAGGGTGGATCTTTGGGATCAACTTTCTCTCTTCTTTCATTGTCTCACCCATCTGGGGTAATCTTGCAGATCGCTATGGTCGGAAGGTGATGGTACTACGGTCCGGTTTTGGTATGGCCATTATTACGGGCTTAATGGGTGCTGCTAGCAATGTTTGGCAGCTTCTGATTCTTCGTCTCTTTAATGGGATGATTTCAGGCTTTATCCCTGCATCCATCGCACTGGTAGCAGCGACGACACCAAAGAGTCAGATCGGGTACGCCATGGGCTTATTACAGGCAGGTGGCGTAGCAGGGAGTATTCTCGGTCCTTTTATTGGTGGTGTACTGGCCACATGGATTGGCTTCCGTGAGATCTTCTATATCACAGGCTTTTTGCTCTTTATGGCTGCTTTACTGGTACTTTTCTTAGTGAAAGAGGAGAATAAGCCTAATCCGAAGGATCATCCCCGTGGGCAATTTATTCAGAATTACAAACGGGTGCTACAAACCCCATATATTTTACCGCTCTTTTTCATCGGTTTCATGATTCAATTTGCCACCTTGCTCAGTCTACCCCTGATCTCCCTCTATGTTCAGGAGCTGATGCCTACCAGTGACAAGATTGAATTATTTGCTGGAATTACCGCAGCAGTGATGGGTTTCTCCAATATGCTATTTGCCCCGATTCTTGGGCGCTGGGGAGACCGCCATGGCTCACAGAAGATCTTATTCTATTCTGTGCTTGGTGCAGCAGTGGCCTTTATTCCTCATGCCTTTGTAGTGAATATCTGGCAACTTCTTATCTTGCGTTTCCTCTTAGGAATGTGTGTGGGCGGCTTACTGCCTTCTCTTAATAGTCTGGTCAAAAAATATGCCAATAAGGATCTGGAGAGCTTGACCTATGGCTTTAGCAATAGCTCTGTGGCATTGGGGAACTTTCTAGGACCGATTATCGGGGGATACCTTGTAGGCTTGATAAGCCTGCGTGGACTCTTTATCATGGCTTCCATACTGCTCTTCATTACCTGGTTATGGATGAAGAGGATGTTTGCGAGGGAAGACACCCATGAGATGTTGAATAATTTGTAA
- a CDS encoding DsrE family protein: MKNRVILLQSDRLGTGDEELGEALLENFFTILKQEEEKPVAIFCLNRGVFTLTAKSVISLQLKALEKSGVSILACKTCIDYYGLQDQMTVGELSSMKHFIELANQYEVLTL; this comes from the coding sequence ATGAAAAATCGTGTAATTCTTCTTCAATCAGACCGCTTAGGCACTGGCGATGAAGAGCTAGGTGAAGCTTTACTGGAGAATTTCTTTACTATTTTAAAACAGGAAGAGGAGAAGCCGGTGGCTATCTTCTGCTTGAATCGCGGTGTCTTTACACTCACCGCCAAATCAGTGATCTCCTTACAGTTAAAGGCGCTTGAAAAGAGTGGTGTTTCCATTCTGGCATGCAAAACCTGTATCGACTATTATGGACTGCAGGATCAAATGACCGTCGGTGAGCTCTCTAGTATGAAACACTTTATTGAATTGGCCAACCAATACGAAGTGCTTACCTTATAA
- a CDS encoding DUF420 domain-containing protein, whose protein sequence is MIVGQTENKAAVTRNYTPTIVILTIVINLVVAILFFMPKYEGATQFDITVLPMMNAIFNSFTFVFLVAALWMIKRSNIKAHRGFIFAAFTTTALFLITYVTYHFLAESTPYGGDGALRYIYLFILLTHVVLAAAIVPLALTTLARGLNMQTERHRKIARWTMPLWLYVSITGVVVYLMISPYY, encoded by the coding sequence ATGATTGTGGGACAAACAGAGAATAAAGCAGCAGTAACGCGGAATTATACTCCAACGATTGTCATCTTAACCATTGTAATTAATCTGGTCGTAGCCATTCTCTTTTTTATGCCGAAGTATGAAGGGGCCACCCAGTTTGATATTACGGTTCTACCGATGATGAATGCGATTTTTAATAGCTTTACCTTTGTCTTTCTTGTAGCAGCCTTATGGATGATTAAGCGTAGCAATATTAAAGCGCATCGTGGCTTTATATTCGCAGCCTTTACAACCACAGCACTTTTCTTAATCACCTATGTAACGTATCACTTTTTAGCAGAATCCACACCCTATGGCGGTGATGGTGCTCTACGTTATATCTATCTCTTTATTCTTTTAACTCATGTGGTGCTGGCTGCAGCCATCGTTCCCCTTGCTTTAACAACTCTAGCGCGGGGATTGAATATGCAGACGGAACGGCATCGCAAAATTGCACGCTGGACCATGCCACTCTGGCTCTATGTGAGCATCACTGGTGTGGTGGTCTATCTGATGATCTCGCCTTATTATTAA
- a CDS encoding M1 family aminopeptidase produces MKPIQRWSIIISSIILLITALLFYYFNATKPTGSEEEEELQPLNLEKLPSLQIDLHAHYQLEATLLPQERLIVGTAIITFDLPPTSEVHFYSYAYEWQPMQIQKVTQQGKEKEKSIPFTYDKRTIQIQTKDLQQEDGRSSLTIAFKTPIPAGGTRMGVKDSIWLLTNWHPQLGVLDQQYLWKERPRPRGFGDPFYYSRGDYEVLFHAPAGYHWVVSGMEEEEKQQQDQQVTWSWKGKELHNFALVGSPHFIMEDVRMEDGTVIRFAASDPTHLAQLKAIGIAAYQVYTTEFGQLSTKHFGVIETGSGTNYAIEHPNLAIVSRDMYAYDLIQHWLPHEIAHWWWYNNLSTWEIEHGWVDEGLAEFSVYLYTKQMFGEEQGHQLLKEYQDGHQRLMQLFPNGHLDQGLHSFSSHEQFDYTWYDGGAMLFFNLRERIGEEEFLHFLQRLTKEYAGMYVDARHLDEALSEVLHGKVNYFQKNVAQANHHHFVDPDWETEPGILFAPGSEILHQPKAFTDHAYAKNGQLYLPLRPLLELTGAEVNWHGEDGYVELRDVLIDEGELSDTSDTKRNSTRLITVTIPLDGNVVTLKENEVESTFTIPMKACNRNGTLYLPVQFYETIYNWEIDWLKGENQLIIGGDI; encoded by the coding sequence ATGAAACCAATTCAACGATGGAGCATAATTATTTCTTCAATTATACTTCTGATCACAGCACTGCTATTCTACTACTTCAATGCTACCAAGCCCACCGGAAGCGAAGAAGAGGAAGAACTTCAACCACTCAATCTGGAGAAGCTACCATCTCTGCAGATCGATTTGCATGCCCATTATCAATTGGAGGCCACCCTTCTCCCACAGGAACGTCTGATTGTGGGGACCGCTATCATCACCTTCGATCTCCCGCCTACATCGGAGGTACATTTCTACTCCTATGCCTACGAGTGGCAACCGATGCAGATTCAGAAGGTGACGCAACAGGGGAAGGAGAAGGAAAAATCCATTCCCTTCACCTATGACAAGCGTACCATTCAGATTCAAACCAAGGATCTTCAACAAGAGGATGGTCGGAGCAGCTTAACCATCGCCTTTAAGACCCCAATCCCAGCGGGGGGTACACGGATGGGGGTGAAGGATTCCATCTGGCTCCTGACCAATTGGCATCCTCAGCTCGGTGTTCTTGATCAGCAGTATCTTTGGAAGGAACGCCCCCGTCCTCGTGGCTTCGGTGATCCCTTCTACTATTCCCGTGGAGATTATGAGGTGCTCTTTCATGCTCCAGCAGGGTATCACTGGGTGGTAAGTGGCATGGAAGAGGAGGAGAAACAACAGCAAGATCAGCAGGTGACCTGGTCCTGGAAGGGAAAGGAATTACATAATTTTGCTCTTGTAGGGAGTCCACATTTTATCATGGAGGATGTGAGGATGGAGGATGGGACGGTGATTCGTTTCGCTGCTTCCGATCCCACGCACTTAGCACAACTAAAGGCCATCGGCATCGCTGCGTATCAAGTTTACACAACAGAGTTTGGCCAACTTTCCACCAAGCATTTCGGTGTCATCGAAACAGGCTCAGGAACCAATTATGCTATTGAGCATCCCAATCTGGCCATCGTATCACGGGATATGTATGCATATGATCTGATTCAACACTGGTTGCCCCATGAGATTGCCCATTGGTGGTGGTACAATAATCTTTCCACATGGGAGATCGAGCATGGCTGGGTCGATGAGGGCTTGGCAGAGTTCAGTGTCTATCTCTATACGAAGCAGATGTTCGGTGAAGAGCAGGGTCATCAATTACTGAAAGAGTATCAAGATGGTCATCAGCGCCTAATGCAGCTCTTTCCCAATGGTCACCTCGATCAAGGACTCCACAGCTTTTCCAGTCATGAACAGTTTGACTACACCTGGTATGATGGTGGCGCCATGCTCTTTTTCAATCTACGGGAACGTATCGGGGAAGAAGAGTTTCTTCATTTTCTTCAACGTTTAACCAAGGAGTATGCAGGGATGTATGTGGATGCTCGTCATCTCGATGAAGCCTTAAGTGAGGTTCTCCATGGGAAGGTGAACTATTTTCAGAAAAACGTAGCTCAGGCCAATCATCATCACTTTGTGGACCCTGATTGGGAGACGGAACCAGGGATTCTCTTTGCACCAGGTAGTGAGATTTTACATCAGCCAAAGGCGTTTACAGACCATGCTTATGCCAAAAATGGGCAGCTCTATCTCCCCCTCCGTCCATTGCTAGAGTTAACAGGGGCTGAAGTAAATTGGCATGGAGAAGATGGCTATGTGGAATTACGAGATGTTCTGATTGATGAAGGAGAACTATCAGACACATCCGATACGAAACGTAATTCAACGCGTCTCATTACTGTCACCATTCCTTTGGATGGGAATGTGGTGACACTGAAGGAGAATGAGGTGGAAAGTACCTTCACCATTCCCATGAAGGCATGTAATCGGAATGGTACACTCTATCTTCCTGTTCAATTCTATGAGACCATTTATAACTGGGAGATCGATTGGCTTAAGGGCGAGAATCAGCTTATCATCGGCGGTGATATCTAG
- a CDS encoding DUF378 domain-containing protein, protein MEKFALAMVIIGGINWGLIGFFQYDLVAALFGGQSGLISRIIYAIVGISALYAISLFFRDRQPERTA, encoded by the coding sequence GTGGAAAAATTTGCACTTGCAATGGTTATAATTGGTGGAATCAACTGGGGTTTAATCGGATTCTTTCAATATGATTTAGTCGCTGCGCTCTTCGGTGGGCAATCGGGATTGATCAGTCGGATTATCTATGCAATAGTTGGTATCTCGGCCCTCTATGCCATCTCGCTCTTCTTTCGCGATCGCCAACCTGAGAGAACAGCATAA
- a CDS encoding YlbG family protein yields MFRKRIGVAVYIDHLRSAKRLRRFGHIHYVSKRLLYVVMYIDHETAEQAIEELKQLPFVKDVLLSHRHEMTTEYTNLRDKAKEYDYGVLQSKA; encoded by the coding sequence ATGTTTCGAAAACGAATCGGTGTAGCCGTCTATATTGACCACTTACGATCAGCCAAACGCTTACGTCGCTTCGGACATATTCACTATGTTTCTAAACGTCTTCTCTATGTCGTCATGTATATCGACCACGAGACTGCAGAACAGGCCATTGAAGAGCTAAAACAATTACCTTTTGTGAAGGATGTATTGCTCTCACACCGTCATGAAATGACTACTGAATACACGAATCTTCGAGACAAAGCGAAAGAGTATGATTATGGAGTGCTACAATCCAAGGCATAA
- the dapB gene encoding 4-hydroxy-tetrahydrodipicolinate reductase: protein MNKPIRIVVAGAKGRMGQEWIHYMEGEPTFQLVAAVDRTLEGVDVGNALGGSSQAPFYTSLAEAIEKERPDCLVDFTTPEAGYRNALTAMEHGIRAVIGTTGFSEEQLKHLEEEHAKHPAGMLIAPNFAIGAVLMMQFSKMAARFLPDVEIIEMHHNQKLDAPSGTARKTAAMIQEVRQAHQQGHPNELEHMAGVRGGDMEGIRIHSVRLPGLVAHQEVIFGGEGETLHIRHDSNSRRCFMPGVALGIRYVMEHPQYIYGLEHILGGEMA from the coding sequence ATGAATAAACCAATTCGAATCGTTGTAGCAGGTGCCAAAGGACGGATGGGACAAGAATGGATACATTATATGGAGGGAGAACCCACATTCCAGCTGGTAGCTGCGGTGGATCGTACATTAGAGGGCGTTGATGTAGGCAATGCCTTGGGAGGCTCATCCCAAGCGCCCTTCTATACCTCCCTTGCAGAAGCTATCGAAAAGGAAAGACCCGATTGCTTAGTGGATTTCACAACCCCAGAGGCAGGCTATCGTAATGCGCTTACGGCCATGGAGCATGGAATTCGTGCGGTCATTGGTACCACAGGCTTTAGTGAAGAGCAGCTCAAGCACTTGGAGGAGGAGCATGCCAAGCATCCTGCGGGAATGTTGATCGCTCCGAACTTTGCCATCGGTGCTGTATTGATGATGCAATTTTCAAAAATGGCTGCCCGTTTTCTACCAGATGTAGAGATAATCGAGATGCATCATAACCAAAAGCTAGATGCACCATCAGGTACAGCAAGAAAGACAGCAGCCATGATTCAAGAGGTGCGGCAGGCTCACCAGCAAGGTCATCCTAATGAATTGGAGCATATGGCCGGAGTTCGCGGTGGTGATATGGAAGGGATCCGTATCCATAGTGTCCGTCTGCCTGGTCTTGTAGCTCATCAAGAGGTAATCTTTGGCGGTGAGGGAGAGACCTTACATATTCGCCATGATTCCAATTCTCGCCGCTGCTTTATGCCAGGGGTTGCCTTGGGTATACGCTATGTAATGGAGCATCCCCAATATATCTATGGGTTGGAGCATATTCTGGGAGGGGAAA
- a CDS encoding heavy metal translocating P-type ATPase has protein sequence MSSEAMKQVWRVQGYSUADCAAQFEQNVKRIPGVVDAKVNFAAAKITVWGEVSREAVEEAGAFESLKLMEEQATFTDQKVPIWKRPTFYQVVGSGLSLILGWWTLLTDVEEIWPTFFFVFTIILGGYALIWRGLTNLTRLRFDMSTLMTVAILGAGALGEWGEGATLVFLFAISEWLERISMDQARSSLRNLLELVPPVAQVIQGDEVIATPVAEVHPGARLLVRPGEQIPLDGIVVKGLSAVNQAAITGEAVPEQKQPGDPVYAGTLNGDGLLEVEVTKEAEESTLAQVIQLVEEAQEKKAPAQQLVDRFARYYTPLIIAIAGAVAILPPLLVGQDWQAWIYRGLAILVVGCPCALVISTPVAIVTAVGNAARNGVLIKGGAYLEEVGRLTTIAFDKTGTLTQGKPQVTDVIPLAAGVGGSDLLLLAHQLEEGSNHPLATAIHQAVEDGKLKGSPQRELMEFRNLPGKGITATIAGKSYRLGQSNWLLYEEKVQYTPVVEEWIERLEQAGKTVMLLADEGQILGVLAARDELRPEIPHVVRTLKELGLKHTVMLTGDHQQTAVTLGAEAGIDQVQAQLLPEEKLRYIEELAQQERVAMVGDGINDAPALARAHVGIAMGGIGTAAAMESAQIILMADDLQKLPFTVRLSRRTLRIIRENITVALGLKLFALILIIPGWLTLWMAIFADMGATLLVTLNALRLLRVKNHEVCRTAE, from the coding sequence ATGAGCTCAGAAGCGATGAAGCAAGTTTGGCGTGTACAGGGTTACTCCTGAGCAGACTGTGCTGCTCAGTTTGAGCAGAATGTGAAGAGGATTCCAGGTGTTGTCGATGCGAAAGTGAACTTTGCTGCAGCGAAAATAACTGTCTGGGGTGAGGTTAGTCGTGAAGCAGTGGAGGAAGCTGGTGCCTTTGAAAGCTTAAAACTGATGGAGGAGCAGGCCACCTTCACTGACCAGAAGGTTCCTATTTGGAAACGTCCTACCTTCTACCAGGTGGTGGGGAGTGGACTCTCGCTCATCCTAGGTTGGTGGACACTGCTTACTGATGTGGAGGAAATCTGGCCTACCTTCTTCTTCGTCTTTACCATTATTTTGGGCGGATATGCGCTAATTTGGCGCGGGTTAACGAACCTGACACGCCTCCGCTTTGACATGAGTACATTGATGACGGTTGCTATTCTTGGTGCTGGTGCATTAGGAGAATGGGGAGAAGGAGCGACCCTCGTCTTTCTCTTTGCCATCAGTGAATGGCTTGAGCGTATCTCCATGGATCAGGCCCGCTCCTCGTTGCGTAATCTACTGGAGTTGGTGCCACCCGTTGCCCAAGTGATACAAGGAGATGAAGTGATTGCTACCCCTGTTGCGGAAGTGCACCCTGGCGCACGCTTATTAGTTCGTCCAGGGGAACAGATTCCCCTAGATGGCATCGTTGTGAAAGGTCTCTCAGCGGTGAATCAAGCGGCCATTACAGGGGAAGCGGTTCCAGAGCAGAAGCAGCCTGGCGATCCAGTCTATGCTGGTACCTTGAATGGTGATGGCTTGCTCGAGGTAGAAGTGACGAAGGAAGCAGAGGAGAGCACCTTAGCCCAGGTGATTCAGCTAGTAGAAGAAGCACAGGAGAAGAAGGCACCTGCTCAACAGCTGGTAGATCGCTTTGCCCGCTATTATACCCCCTTGATTATCGCCATCGCTGGGGCGGTAGCCATTCTGCCTCCACTCTTGGTAGGTCAGGATTGGCAGGCTTGGATCTACCGTGGTCTAGCCATTCTCGTGGTAGGCTGCCCTTGCGCCTTAGTGATTTCTACACCGGTTGCCATCGTCACAGCTGTTGGCAATGCAGCACGTAATGGTGTACTCATTAAAGGCGGTGCCTATCTTGAAGAGGTGGGGCGACTCACCACCATCGCCTTCGATAAAACAGGCACCCTAACCCAAGGTAAGCCGCAGGTTACCGATGTGATTCCCCTTGCCGCAGGAGTGGGAGGATCTGATCTACTTCTCCTTGCCCATCAGCTAGAGGAAGGCTCCAATCATCCATTGGCCACAGCCATTCATCAAGCGGTGGAGGATGGCAAGCTAAAGGGATCCCCACAACGAGAGCTCATGGAATTTCGAAATCTCCCTGGGAAAGGGATTACCGCCACCATTGCAGGGAAGTCGTACCGCTTGGGACAGAGTAATTGGCTGCTTTATGAGGAGAAGGTACAATATACGCCTGTCGTGGAGGAATGGATTGAACGCCTTGAGCAGGCAGGCAAAACGGTGATGCTCTTAGCTGATGAGGGGCAGATTCTTGGAGTCCTTGCAGCACGTGATGAGCTACGGCCAGAGATCCCCCATGTGGTTCGGACTTTGAAGGAGCTGGGCTTGAAGCATACGGTGATGCTAACAGGGGATCATCAACAAACAGCCGTAACCTTGGGAGCTGAAGCAGGCATCGATCAGGTTCAAGCACAGCTCTTACCAGAGGAGAAGCTACGCTATATTGAGGAACTTGCTCAGCAGGAGCGCGTTGCCATGGTAGGCGATGGCATCAATGATGCGCCGGCGCTGGCTCGCGCCCATGTAGGTATCGCTATGGGTGGCATTGGTACTGCTGCTGCCATGGAATCGGCACAGATCATTTTGATGGCTGATGATTTACAAAAGCTGCCCTTTACCGTTCGCTTAAGCAGAAGAACCCTGCGGATTATTCGCGAGAATATTACAGTGGCGTTGGGATTAAAGCTATTCGCACTCATCTTGATCATCCCAGGTTGGCTGACACTCTGGATGGCCATTTTTGCCGATATGGGGGCTACCTTATTGGTGACATTGAATGCATTGCGTCTGCTCCGTGTGAAGAACCACGAAGTGTGCAGAACTGCTGAGTAG
- a CDS encoding nucleotide pyrophosphohydrolase, which yields MQLEIEHPEQEKMLRAWQEEVDQYISQFKEGYFSPLAMLARLSEELGELAREVNHTYGEKPKKPTEQAGSIEEELADLLFVLICFANSQNISLDAELNKVMEKFRTRDKDRWTKKEECSHE from the coding sequence ATGCAGTTGGAGATTGAACATCCAGAGCAGGAGAAGATGCTACGCGCTTGGCAGGAAGAGGTGGATCAATATATCTCGCAATTTAAAGAGGGGTACTTTTCTCCACTTGCCATGCTGGCCCGACTTTCAGAGGAATTAGGGGAGTTAGCCCGTGAAGTGAACCATACCTATGGTGAAAAGCCGAAGAAGCCCACTGAGCAGGCTGGCAGTATTGAAGAGGAGCTTGCTGATTTACTCTTCGTGCTCATCTGTTTTGCCAATTCACAAAATATTAGCCTTGATGCTGAATTGAACAAAGTCATGGAAAAGTTTCGGACACGCGATAAGGATCGTTGGACCAAAAAGGAGGAGTGCTCCCATGAATAA
- a CDS encoding YlbF family regulator → MVAHSIYDTIFYDRSVELADMLVNSAIAHEYHEAKQALALDQVAQEAIHRFQHAKEEYEEAQRFGKYHPDYQQYRQTVLERKRELDLLPTVVQMKRVERELEQLLYEIAYLLSRSISTTIKVPSDDPILNLQGSAGCGGSCASGGCTTCGNH, encoded by the coding sequence ATGGTAGCTCACAGCATTTATGATACAATCTTCTACGACCGTTCAGTGGAATTGGCGGATATGCTGGTTAATTCCGCAATCGCCCATGAATATCACGAAGCGAAGCAGGCCCTTGCCCTGGATCAGGTCGCACAGGAAGCGATTCATCGCTTTCAGCATGCCAAGGAGGAGTACGAGGAAGCGCAACGCTTTGGCAAGTATCATCCCGATTATCAACAGTATCGTCAGACGGTACTAGAGCGGAAGCGGGAGTTGGATCTTCTACCAACGGTGGTACAGATGAAGCGAGTGGAGCGAGAACTGGAGCAGCTTCTCTATGAAATTGCTTATCTTCTATCCCGTAGCATCTCAACAACCATTAAGGTACCGAGCGATGATCCCATTCTCAACCTGCAGGGATCGGCAGGCTGCGGCGGAAGTTGTGCAAGTGGAGGATGTACAACCTGTGGAAATCATTAA